In Balearica regulorum gibbericeps isolate bBalReg1 chromosome 2, bBalReg1.pri, whole genome shotgun sequence, one DNA window encodes the following:
- the ARMC1 gene encoding armadillo repeat-containing protein 1 encodes MHGVEKMNSTMSEEPDALSVVNQLRDLAADPLNRRAIVQDQGCLPGLILFLDHPNPPVVHSALLALRYLAECRANREKMKSELGMMLSLQNVIQKTTTPGETKLLASEVYDILQSSNMSDMDNVNEMNYRRRKAQFFLGSTNKRAKTVVLHIDGLDDSSRRNLCEEALLKIKGVISFTFQMAVQRCVVRIRSDLKAEALATAIASTKVMKAQQVVKSESGEEMLIPFQDTPVEVEQNTDLPEYLPEDESPTKEQDKAVSRVGSHPEGAASWLSTAANFLSRSFYW; translated from the exons ATGCATGGTgtagaaaaaatgaattctACTATGAGTGAGGAGCCTGATGCACTGTCTGTAGTTAACCAACTCCGAGATCTAGCAGCCGACCCATTGAACAGACGGGCTATTGTTCAGGATCAAGGATGCCTGCCAGGTCTTATTCTGTTTTTGGACCATCCCAACCCTCCAGTTGTTCATTCAGCTTTACTA GCTCTCCGCTATTTGGCAGAGTGCCGTGCcaacagagaaaagatgaaaagtgAATTGGGTATGATGCTGAGCTTACAGAATGTAATACAAAA gaccACTACACCAGGAGAGACTAAACTTTTAGCTTCTGAAGTCTATGATATCCTTCAGTCTTCCAACATGTCAGACATGGACAATGTGAATGAGATGAATTATCGTCGACGGAAAGCGCAGTTTTTCCTCGGCAGCACAAATAAGCGTGCCAAGACAGTGGTTTTGCATATAGATGGCCTTGATGATTCG tctcgAAGAAATCTTTGTGAAGAAGCCTTGTTGAAAATTAAAGGTGTTATTAGTTTTACCTTTCAAATGGCTGTTCAAAGGTGTGTGGTCCGAATTCGCTCAGACTTAAAAGCAGAG GCATTGGCAACAGCAATAGCATCAACCAAAGTTATGAAGGCACAGCAAGTTGTGAAAAGTGAAAGTGGTGAGGAG ATGCTGATTCCGTTCCAAGATACTCCAGTGGAAGTAGAGCAGAATACAGATTTACCTGAATAtttaccagaagatgaaagccCTACTAAGGAACAGGACAAAGCAGTGTCTCGTGTTGGGTCGCACCCAGAAGGTGCGGCAAGCTGGCTTAGCACGGCAGCAAACTTTCTGTCGAGATCTTTCTACTGGTGA